The Colias croceus chromosome 11, ilColCroc2.1 genome has a segment encoding these proteins:
- the LOC123695466 gene encoding nudix hydrolase 8-like isoform X1, whose product MSNTVFNGVSDRYKGITVFSQEEPCEKDEFKEKLLESLKKWVTEERRCIWFKVNIKDASWVPILADEGFNFHHARGDFVMMYKWLPLDRPANLPPACHTNLGVGGLVLNSKNEMLVVTEKHFDYPHWKLPGGYVERGENIKDAAIREVKEETNVDAEFDSMVTLRHTHNAMFGNSDIYVVVKLKATSDEITKSDLEIKACRWMDVNEFLNHPDVHEFNRFIVRQALDLKNRKIKFDLQMNTVKISSFVRDITCLTVEDIKES is encoded by the exons ATGTCGAATACAGTATTTAATGGTGTTTCGGATAGATACAAAGGTATAACCGTTTTTTCACAAGAGGAACCTTGTGAGAAAGatgaatttaaagaaaaacttttAG AATCCTTAAAAAAGTGGGTAACTGAAGAAAGAAGATGTATTTGGTTCAAAGTCAATATTAAGGATGCATCTTGGGTTCCAATATTAGCTgat gAAGGGTTCAACTTCCATCATGCTAGAGGTGACTTTGTAATGATGTATAAATGGCTGCCCCTGGATAGACCTGCAAACTTACCTCCTGCTTGTCACACAAACCTCGGAGTGGGAGGGCTTGTGCTAAACAGCAAGAATGAAATGCTTGTAGTGACTGAGAAACATTTTGATTACCCTCATTGGAAGCTGCCTGGAGGCTATGTGGAAAGAG gagaaaatataaaagatgcTGCAATCAGAGAAGTTAAGGAGGAGACTAATGTAGATGCAGAGTTTGATTCCATGGTGACGCTACGACACACTCATAATGCAATGTTTGGCAACTCGGACATTTATGTTGTAGTAAAGTTAAAAGCTACATCAGACGAAATTACAAAATCAGATCTAGAAATCAAAGCATGTAGGTGGATGGATGTAAACGAATTTCTAAATCATCCTGATGTACATGAATTTAACAGATTCATTGTAAGACAAgctttagatttaaaaaatagaaagaTCAAATTTGATCTTCAAATGAACACAGTTAAAATTTCTTCATTTGTCCGAGATATAACATGTCTTACAGTGGAAGATATTAAAGAGAGTTAA
- the LOC123695467 gene encoding Golgi to ER traffic protein 4 homolog, with translation MAARGERGVSRVLDKLEASVNDGKFYEAHQMYRTLYFRYLSQKKYSDLLQLLYNGALILLQRDQQGSGADLSILLLDVLSKSETKPTEEWIEKIAKLFELINASVPERDTFLINAVKWSMDDGKIGHPLLHKRIAQVYWREKKYTSAHRHFLHSSDGATYATMLIELHTTKGLNSEIDMFIAQAVLQILCLRNKQMADDALNEYTKSHPNINAQGPPYILPLLNFLWFLLRAIEEKHVMKFQILRKWYAVSLRRDPNYSGYLDNIGRIWFGIERPQRNKNPNSMLGGLLKSMIGDVDSSDDESSKVVQKANVPDID, from the exons atgGCTGCTCGTGGTGAGAGAGGTGTTTCACGAGTTTTGGATAAATTAGAAGCGTCGGTTAATGATGGGAAATTTTATGAAGCACACCAAATGTACAGAACTCTCTATTTTAG GTATTTAAGTCAGAAGAAATATAGTGATTTGTTACAATTACTGTATAATGGAGCATTGATACTGCTACAACGCGATCAGCAAGGCAGCGGAGCTGATCTGAGTATTCTTTTGTTAGATGTTTTGTCAAAATCAGAAACCAAGCCCACAGAAGAATGGATTGAGAAAATAgctaaattatttgaattgatCAATGCAAGTGTTCCAGAGAGAGACACATTTCTAATAAATGCTGTGAAATGGTCAATGGATGATGGAAAAATAGGTCATCCATTGCTTCATAAG AGAATTGCACAGGTATATTGGCGGGAAAAGAAGTACACATCAGCCCATAGACACTTTTTACATTCTAGTGACGGTGCAACTTATGCAACTATGCTCATAGAACTTCACACAACAAAAGGACTGAACTCAGAAATAGACATGTTTATAGCGCAAGCTGTTTTACAAATACTGTGTTTGAGAAACAAGCAAATGGCAGATGATGCTTTAAATGAATACACAAAATCGCATCCTAATATAAACGCCCAAGGTCCTCCATATATACTTCCACTTTTGAACTTTTTATGGTTTCTCTTGAGAGCTATTGAAGA AAAACATGTAATGAAGTTTCAAATATTAAGAAAGTGGTATGCAGTCAGTTTAAGACGTGACCCTAATTATTCTGGTTACTTGGATAACATTGGACGCATATGGTTTGGTATAGAACGTCCTCAGCGTAATAAAAATCCAAATTCTATGTTAGGTGGCCTTTTGAAATCTATGATAGGAGATGTGGACAGTTCAGATGACGAAAGTAGTAAAGTGGTGCAAAAAGCAAATGTTCCAGATATAGATTAA
- the LOC123695436 gene encoding protein dimmed, with amino-acid sequence MPQWASSEGGSTEAASPNQMILYYENQASEYYDNKTEDTDAKIEEAGDFYDSGSGSDEQVTRRVCRPRRTAASSSSSGTSSSGPGRRRRCGISARERNLRRLESNERERMRMHSLNRAFEDLRRVIPHVKKDNRSLSKIETLTLAKNYVKALTNAICTMRGEVPRYQFNSDDENVEPVFVITRDQEQNNNEQIDEETEDLTPNLCQ; translated from the exons ATGCCCCAATGGGCGAGCAGCGAGGGCGGAAGCACGGAGGCGGCGTCTCCAAACCAAATGATCCTGTACTATGAAAACCAAGCCTCAGAGTATTATGATAACAAAACAGAAGACACTGATGCCAAAATAGAGGAAGCTGGAG ATTTCTACGATAGCGGCAGCGGGAGTGACGAGCAAGTGACACGGCGGGTGTGCCGGCCGCGGCGGACGGCGGCCAGCTCGTCGTCCTCTGGCACCAGCTCCAGCGGCCCGGGGCGGCGCAGACGCTGCGGCATTTCCGCCAGGGAACGAAACTTACGAAGACTGGAGAGCAATGAACGCGAACGCATGCGGATGCATTCGCTAAACCGCGCGTTCGAA gatCTTCGTCGTGTCATTCCACACGTGAAAAAGGATAACCGAAGTCTATCCAAGATAGAAACTTTAACTCTTGCCAAAAACTATGTAAAAGCCCTCACTAACGCAATATGCACAATGAGAGGAGAAGTTCCTCGTTACCa ATTTAACAGTGATGATGAAAACGTAGAACCGGTGTTTGTTATAACTAGAGATCAGGAACAAAACAATAACGAGCAAATTGATGAAGAAACAGAAGATTTAACGCCAAACTTATGTCAATGA
- the LOC123695466 gene encoding nudix hydrolase 8-like isoform X2, which produces MGHLLLFLVIIESLKKWVTEERRCIWFKVNIKDASWVPILADEGFNFHHARGDFVMMYKWLPLDRPANLPPACHTNLGVGGLVLNSKNEMLVVTEKHFDYPHWKLPGGYVERGENIKDAAIREVKEETNVDAEFDSMVTLRHTHNAMFGNSDIYVVVKLKATSDEITKSDLEIKACRWMDVNEFLNHPDVHEFNRFIVRQALDLKNRKIKFDLQMNTVKISSFVRDITCLTVEDIKES; this is translated from the exons ATGGGGCATTTGCTTCTATTCCTTGTAATTATAG AATCCTTAAAAAAGTGGGTAACTGAAGAAAGAAGATGTATTTGGTTCAAAGTCAATATTAAGGATGCATCTTGGGTTCCAATATTAGCTgat gAAGGGTTCAACTTCCATCATGCTAGAGGTGACTTTGTAATGATGTATAAATGGCTGCCCCTGGATAGACCTGCAAACTTACCTCCTGCTTGTCACACAAACCTCGGAGTGGGAGGGCTTGTGCTAAACAGCAAGAATGAAATGCTTGTAGTGACTGAGAAACATTTTGATTACCCTCATTGGAAGCTGCCTGGAGGCTATGTGGAAAGAG gagaaaatataaaagatgcTGCAATCAGAGAAGTTAAGGAGGAGACTAATGTAGATGCAGAGTTTGATTCCATGGTGACGCTACGACACACTCATAATGCAATGTTTGGCAACTCGGACATTTATGTTGTAGTAAAGTTAAAAGCTACATCAGACGAAATTACAAAATCAGATCTAGAAATCAAAGCATGTAGGTGGATGGATGTAAACGAATTTCTAAATCATCCTGATGTACATGAATTTAACAGATTCATTGTAAGACAAgctttagatttaaaaaatagaaagaTCAAATTTGATCTTCAAATGAACACAGTTAAAATTTCTTCATTTGTCCGAGATATAACATGTCTTACAGTGGAAGATATTAAAGAGAGTTAA
- the LOC123695726 gene encoding nudix hydrolase 8-like — MFTRFICSTVKDAWMRKNNMRLISSMKTCYSTKYLFKTEPDRFKGVTVDTVDVKYSNDEFLIKLEDSLKQWHEEGKRCIWFKIRIQSSEYVPLLAKRGFHFHHARDDFVMMYKWLPLDSTPNLPPASHTNLGVGALVLNDKQQLLAISEKHYNYPHWKLPGGYVERGEDIKDAAVREVKEETGVDCSFESIITFRHSHNMMYGNSDIYILMMMKAISEDIVQSHREVKDCKWMAIDEYTNHPHVHEFNRLVVKNALMYKERNFKLDIKQKTVTWPTATRVMNYLVPSGYESH, encoded by the exons ATGTTTACAAGATTTATTTGTAGTACAGTAAAAGATGCTTGGatgagaaaaaataatatgag GCTAATATCTTCAATGAAAACATGCTATTCAACTAAATATCTGTTCAAAACCGAACCTGATAGATTCAAGGGTGTAACAGTTGATACGGTTGATGTTAAATATAGCAATGATgaatttttgattaaattagaag ATTCTCTAAAGCAATGGCATGAAGAGGGGAAAAGGTGCATATGGTTTAAAATTCGAATCCAGAGTTCCGAGTATGTTCCCCTATTGGCTAAG AGAGGTTTTCATTTTCATCATGCTAGAGATGACTTTGTGATGATGTATAAGTGGCTTCCGTTGGACTCTACTCCAAATTTACCGCCAGCAAGCCATACAAACCTGGGTGTAGGTGCCTTGGTGTTAAATGATAAACAACAGCTATTGGCAATATCGGAGAAACATTATAATTACCCACACTGGAAGTTGCCAGGTGGCTATGTGGAAAGGG gggAAGACATTAAAGATGCTGCTGTGCGAGAAGTAAAAGAGGAAACTGGAGTGGACTGTAGTTTTGAATCGATTATTACATTCAGACACTCTCACAATATGATGTATGGTAACTcagatatttatattctaatgATGATGAAAGCTATATCAGAGGATATTGTACAATCACACAGAGAAGTTAAAGATTGCAAGTGGATGGCCATAGATGAGTATACAAACCATCCTCATGTACATGAATTCAATAGATTGGTTGTGAAAAATGCACTTATGTATAAGGAAAGAAACTTCAAACTAGATATAAAGCAGAAAACAGTGACTTGGCCAACTGCTACAAGAGTTATGAATTATTTAGTACCTTCAGGTTATGAATCGCATTGA